In Paenibacillus sonchi, a single genomic region encodes these proteins:
- the clpB gene encoding ATP-dependent chaperone ClpB: MDFNKLTQKLQEAVAAAQSLAAAAGHQEIDNLHLLKALLQQHEGLLPRLLQKMNIPVPELLQGTEALLQRKPSVSGSGAGTMRRYASPSLIAVLEQAEKEAAQMQDEFVAVEHAVLAMVSDSSSGNRELRGLFTSRGVTRDKLLEVLAEIRGHQRVTSREPEVTYEVLEKYGRDLVAEVRAGKIDPVIGRDGEIRRVIRILSRKTKNNPVLIGEPGVGKTAIVEGLAHRIVRKDVPEGLKDKTIFSLDMSALIAGAKYRGEFEERLQAVLKEIRESDGRIILFIDELHTIVGAGKTEGAMDAGNMLKPMLARGELHCIGATTLDEYRKYIEKDPALERRFQQVLVSEPDVEDTISILRGLKERFEVHHGVKIHDSALVAAGVLSNRYITDRFLPDKAIDLVDEACAMIRTEIDSMPGEMDEVTRRLMQMEIEEAALKKETDDASKRRLETLQRELADLKEKHLGMTARWEKEKSAIQGLRELKKKLEQARKDLVDAQEVYDLNKSAELSYGIIPDLERQLKAAEEAASQDQESRLLREAVTEEEIADIVSRWTGVPVSRLVEGERDKLLRLEDTLHERVVGQEEAVRLVADAVLRARAGIKDPNRPIGSFLFLGPTGVGKTELAKALAVSLFDREDGMIRIDMSEYMEKHSVSRLVGAPPGYVGYEEGGQLTEAVRRQPYTVVLLDEVEKAHSDVFNILLQLLDDGRLTDSQGRMVDFKNTIIIMTSNIGSPHLIQGTDDNGELTNAVKDRVMKELSGHFRPEFLNRVDDIVMFKPLQLDEIEQIVVKLVDGLRVRLAERGVGLALSEAAVRFIAREGFDPVYGARPLKRFIQRSLETRVARALIAGEAEEGSVMEVNEAGGELSVSITHPKSAEALGSVQ, translated from the coding sequence ATGGACTTCAACAAATTAACACAAAAGCTGCAGGAGGCGGTTGCCGCAGCGCAGTCGCTGGCAGCGGCCGCCGGGCATCAGGAGATTGACAATCTCCATCTGCTCAAGGCGCTGCTCCAGCAGCATGAGGGTCTTCTGCCGCGTTTGCTGCAGAAGATGAATATACCCGTACCCGAGCTGCTGCAGGGTACGGAGGCACTGCTGCAGCGGAAGCCTAGCGTCAGCGGCTCCGGGGCAGGGACAATGCGGCGGTATGCATCGCCGTCGCTGATCGCTGTGCTGGAGCAGGCGGAGAAGGAAGCCGCGCAGATGCAGGATGAATTTGTGGCGGTGGAGCATGCTGTGCTGGCGATGGTGTCCGATTCCAGCAGCGGGAACCGGGAGCTGCGCGGGCTGTTTACCAGCCGTGGCGTGACGCGCGACAAGCTGCTGGAGGTGCTTGCGGAGATCCGCGGGCATCAGCGTGTGACCAGCCGTGAGCCGGAAGTGACCTATGAGGTGCTGGAGAAATACGGCCGCGATCTGGTGGCCGAGGTTCGGGCGGGCAAGATTGATCCCGTCATTGGGCGCGATGGAGAGATCCGCCGGGTGATCCGCATTCTCTCCCGCAAAACGAAGAACAACCCGGTGCTGATCGGGGAGCCCGGCGTAGGGAAGACAGCGATTGTCGAAGGGCTCGCCCACCGGATAGTCCGCAAGGATGTGCCGGAGGGGCTGAAGGATAAGACGATTTTTTCGCTGGATATGAGCGCGCTGATCGCCGGGGCCAAGTACCGGGGTGAATTTGAGGAGCGGCTGCAGGCGGTGCTGAAGGAAATCCGCGAAAGCGACGGACGGATCATCCTCTTCATCGATGAGCTGCATACGATTGTCGGCGCGGGCAAAACGGAAGGCGCGATGGATGCAGGCAATATGCTGAAGCCTATGCTGGCGCGCGGCGAGCTGCACTGTATCGGTGCGACGACGCTGGATGAATACCGCAAATATATTGAGAAGGACCCGGCGCTGGAACGCCGCTTCCAGCAGGTGCTGGTCAGCGAGCCGGATGTGGAGGATACGATCTCGATTTTGCGCGGATTGAAGGAACGTTTCGAGGTCCATCACGGGGTGAAAATCCATGACAGCGCACTCGTGGCCGCCGGTGTATTGTCGAACCGGTATATTACGGACCGGTTTTTACCGGATAAGGCGATTGACCTGGTCGATGAAGCCTGTGCGATGATCCGTACGGAGATTGATTCCATGCCGGGCGAGATGGATGAAGTGACCCGCCGCCTGATGCAGATGGAGATCGAAGAAGCGGCGCTCAAAAAAGAAACCGACGACGCCAGCAAGCGCCGGCTGGAAACCCTGCAGCGTGAGCTGGCCGATCTCAAGGAAAAGCACCTGGGCATGACGGCGCGCTGGGAGAAGGAAAAGTCGGCCATTCAGGGTCTGCGTGAGCTGAAAAAGAAGCTGGAACAGGCCCGCAAGGACCTGGTAGATGCCCAGGAGGTTTACGATCTTAATAAATCTGCCGAGCTGAGCTACGGCATTATCCCCGATCTGGAGCGGCAGCTCAAGGCAGCGGAGGAGGCGGCGTCGCAGGATCAGGAGAGCCGGCTGCTGCGAGAAGCTGTGACCGAAGAGGAAATTGCGGACATCGTGTCCCGCTGGACGGGAGTGCCTGTAAGCAGACTCGTGGAAGGCGAGCGGGATAAGCTGCTGCGGCTGGAGGATACGCTGCATGAGCGGGTAGTCGGGCAGGAGGAGGCTGTCCGGCTGGTAGCCGATGCTGTGCTCCGGGCGAGAGCGGGCATCAAGGACCCGAACCGGCCGATTGGCTCATTCCTGTTCCTGGGCCCGACCGGGGTAGGTAAGACGGAGCTGGCGAAAGCGTTGGCCGTATCGCTCTTTGACCGCGAAGACGGCATGATCCGCATTGATATGTCGGAGTATATGGAGAAGCACAGCGTTTCCCGTCTCGTCGGTGCGCCTCCTGGTTATGTCGGCTATGAGGAAGGCGGCCAGCTCACCGAAGCGGTACGCCGCCAGCCATATACCGTGGTGCTGCTGGACGAGGTGGAAAAGGCCCATTCTGATGTGTTCAACATCCTCCTGCAACTGCTGGATGACGGACGGCTGACCGATTCACAGGGCCGGATGGTAGACTTCAAGAATACGATTATCATCATGACCTCGAACATCGGCTCGCCGCATCTTATCCAGGGGACCGATGACAACGGGGAGCTTACGAATGCGGTCAAGGACCGGGTCATGAAGGAGCTGAGCGGCCATTTCCGGCCGGAGTTTCTGAACCGTGTGGACGACATTGTGATGTTCAAGCCGCTCCAACTGGATGAGATTGAACAGATTGTTGTCAAATTGGTGGACGGACTGCGCGTGCGTCTGGCTGAGCGCGGCGTTGGCCTTGCGCTTAGCGAAGCGGCGGTACGTTTTATCGCCAGGGAAGGCTTTGATCCGGTATACGGCGCAAGACCGCTGAAACGGTTCATCCAGCGTAGTCTGGAGACCCGTGTTGCGCGCGCACTGATCGCCGGTGAGGCGGAAGAAGGCTCAGTGATGGAGGTCAACGAAGCGGGAGGGGAACTCTCTGTATCGATTACACATCCGAAGTCTGCGGAGGCACTTGGTTCTGTGCAATAA
- a CDS encoding GNAT family N-acetyltransferase — MGEKVYLRPLNGEDAELYYHMFYDAETRRLTGTQKHITKEQIAAYIERKAEDDSGVLLLIALKDTDETIGDIAIQDMDRNNRTANLRIAIGDEAHQGKGYGREALLLLLDYGFGILNLHRIELEVYAYNKRAAHVYESIGFVREGVRRQTLFYNHEYHDVIMMSMLENEYRERYISTKVK; from the coding sequence ATGGGGGAAAAGGTGTATCTGCGCCCGCTGAACGGGGAAGACGCCGAGCTGTACTACCATATGTTCTACGATGCGGAGACCCGCAGGCTTACGGGAACGCAGAAGCATATTACGAAGGAGCAGATCGCGGCATATATTGAGCGCAAAGCGGAAGATGACAGCGGGGTGCTGCTGCTGATCGCCCTTAAGGACACCGATGAGACCATCGGGGACATCGCCATTCAGGATATGGACCGCAATAACCGTACAGCAAATCTGCGGATCGCTATTGGAGACGAAGCCCATCAGGGAAAAGGTTATGGCCGGGAAGCGCTGCTGCTGCTGCTTGATTACGGCTTCGGAATTCTGAATCTGCACCGGATTGAACTCGAGGTTTACGCATATAATAAACGCGCAGCGCATGTGTACGAGTCCATTGGTTTTGTCCGGGAGGGTGTGCGGCGCCAGACGCTTTTCTATAACCATGAGTACCATGATGTGATAATGATGAGCATGCTTGAGAACGAGTACCGGGAGCGCTACATATCCACGAAGGTCAAATAA
- a CDS encoding glycosyltransferase translates to MVAKNEGRRFLRQVLQMHRKYIDEAVIIDDGSTDDTADICREVLQGIPLRLVRNSVSKFSNEAELRRQQWEEVVKSDPEWILNLDADEIFEDRFASDIDSLLREESCDLFCFRLYDFWDDRHYREDEYWRSHLRYRPFLLRYREDFNFAWNDLPQHCGRLPENIFELPHLLSNLRLKHLGWSKAEYRLDKYLRYMLHDPDGQYGWKEQYMSILDPHPNLVPWTE, encoded by the coding sequence ATGGTGGCCAAAAATGAAGGCCGGCGCTTCCTGCGGCAGGTTCTGCAGATGCACCGCAAGTACATCGACGAGGCCGTTATCATTGACGATGGCAGCACCGATGACACGGCTGATATCTGCCGCGAGGTTCTGCAGGGTATTCCGCTGCGCCTTGTGCGCAACAGCGTCTCCAAGTTCAGCAATGAAGCCGAGCTGCGCAGGCAGCAGTGGGAGGAGGTTGTGAAGAGCGATCCTGAATGGATTCTCAATCTGGATGCGGATGAGATTTTTGAAGACAGGTTTGCCAGTGATATCGACAGCCTGCTTCGTGAAGAGAGCTGTGACCTGTTCTGCTTCCGGCTGTACGATTTCTGGGACGACCGGCATTACCGTGAAGATGAGTACTGGCGCTCCCATCTGCGGTACCGGCCTTTTCTGCTCCGCTACCGTGAAGATTTCAACTTTGCGTGGAATGATCTTCCGCAGCATTGCGGGCGGCTGCCGGAGAATATTTTTGAGCTTCCCCATCTGTTAAGCAATCTGCGGCTGAAGCATCTGGGGTGGTCCAAGGCGGAATACCGGCTGGATAAATATCTGCGCTATATGCTGCATGATCCCGATGGGCAATACGGCTGGAAAGAGCAATATATGTCCATTCTTGATCCGCATCCAAATTTGGTTCCTTGGACAGAGTGA
- a CDS encoding DnaJ C-terminal domain-containing protein, producing the protein MAANYYEALGVGEKASKQEIKKAYQKLAKKWHPDVNKAPEAEAKFKEAAEAYEVLGNNEKRKAYDEELRYGFGGAARGGTRRSGASSSAYGDSSFGAGWGGSSSFGGSIPDDDLFGMFFGSRGAADRAGFDFFSGSGSPFGEARSTMQAQLEISLEQAYKGGSIRVQVGGKDVNVSIPPRSAEGTVIRIPGSSGNGAGQDGDLLISLHLLPHNIYEPDGGDLYGTVEIAPWQGVLGGEAKVPLPDGSSVKLKVPAGMAGGQTLRLSGKGLKRPNGANGDILFAVEIVIPAGLTEAEKKLYRQLAEAGSFQAGPRRKGPGASRRRAAMG; encoded by the coding sequence TTGGCGGCAAACTATTACGAAGCTTTGGGTGTAGGGGAAAAGGCCTCTAAACAGGAAATTAAAAAAGCCTACCAGAAGCTTGCCAAGAAGTGGCATCCCGATGTTAATAAAGCACCGGAGGCGGAGGCCAAGTTCAAGGAAGCGGCAGAAGCGTATGAGGTGCTGGGCAATAATGAGAAAAGAAAAGCCTATGATGAGGAGCTCCGCTACGGCTTCGGCGGCGCAGCCAGGGGCGGAACCCGGCGCAGCGGAGCATCTTCGTCGGCGTATGGGGATTCGTCCTTTGGCGCGGGGTGGGGCGGAAGCTCCTCCTTCGGCGGGAGTATTCCTGATGATGATTTGTTTGGAATGTTTTTTGGCAGCCGGGGTGCGGCGGACCGGGCGGGATTTGATTTCTTTTCGGGCAGCGGCAGCCCATTCGGCGAGGCCCGCAGCACGATGCAGGCGCAGCTTGAGATCTCACTGGAGCAAGCATATAAAGGCGGCAGCATCCGGGTCCAGGTGGGCGGTAAGGATGTGAACGTCAGCATTCCGCCGCGTTCTGCTGAGGGGACGGTTATCCGGATTCCCGGCAGCAGCGGGAATGGGGCGGGGCAAGACGGTGATCTGCTGATCTCCCTGCATCTGCTGCCGCATAACATTTACGAACCGGACGGCGGAGATCTGTACGGCACTGTGGAGATTGCGCCTTGGCAGGGCGTGCTCGGCGGCGAAGCCAAGGTTCCGCTGCCGGACGGCAGCAGCGTGAAGCTGAAGGTCCCGGCCGGGATGGCGGGCGGTCAAACGCTGCGCCTCTCCGGCAAGGGGCTGAAGCGCCCGAATGGCGCGAACGGAGACATTCTGTTCGCGGTAGAGATTGTGATTCCAGCCGGGCTGACCGAGGCGGAGAAAAAGCTGTACCGCCAGCTGGCCGAAGCTGGCAGTTTCCAGGCCGGGCCCAGACGGAAGGGCCCGGGAGCTTCGCGGCGCAGAGCCGCGATGGGCTAA
- a CDS encoding glycosyltransferase family 2 protein: MSESKKRVLIGSPIHQKPQILQEFLDSLLRLRREGLELNFYLIDDNDEEESSRLLGTFAASGNEVFLQSSGLHDAYIRNDTTHFWNSNLVWKVAGFKNLMIRRAEAFGYDYLFLIDSDLILHPDTLLHLIGTGRDIVSEVFWTQWQPGTILQPQVWMHDEYNQWDAEPGEQLSQEEINRRFHAFLAKLQVPGIYEVGGLGACTLISSRAIASGASYDRIRNISYWGEDRHFCIRAAALGIPLYVDTHYPALHLYRDSDLDKVPDFIRLTTEAEARQRLSKDPLQQEETGGQKAGRAAAEFAAAFTERGTPPGRS, from the coding sequence ATGAGCGAGAGCAAGAAGCGGGTGCTGATCGGCAGCCCGATTCACCAAAAGCCGCAGATTCTGCAGGAGTTCCTGGACTCCCTGCTGCGCTTGCGGCGCGAGGGTCTGGAACTGAATTTCTATCTGATCGATGACAACGACGAGGAAGAATCCAGCCGCCTGCTCGGTACCTTCGCAGCCAGCGGAAATGAAGTCTTCCTCCAATCCTCCGGGCTTCATGATGCCTATATCCGCAACGATACCACCCATTTCTGGAATTCGAACCTGGTCTGGAAGGTGGCGGGCTTCAAAAACCTGATGATCCGGCGGGCCGAAGCCTTCGGCTACGATTACCTGTTCCTGATCGATTCCGATCTGATTCTGCATCCGGACACCCTCCTGCATCTGATCGGAACCGGCAGGGATATTGTTTCCGAGGTGTTCTGGACACAGTGGCAACCGGGAACTATACTGCAGCCTCAGGTCTGGATGCATGATGAATACAATCAATGGGATGCAGAGCCGGGCGAACAGCTCAGCCAGGAAGAGATCAATCGCAGATTCCATGCATTCCTGGCCAAACTGCAGGTGCCGGGCATTTATGAGGTCGGCGGGCTGGGTGCCTGCACCCTGATCAGCAGCCGGGCCATTGCTTCAGGCGCAAGCTATGACCGGATCCGCAATATCTCTTATTGGGGCGAGGACCGCCACTTCTGCATCCGTGCCGCCGCTCTGGGTATCCCGCTGTATGTGGATACCCATTATCCCGCACTGCACCTGTACAGAGACAGCGACCTTGACAAGGTGCCGGATTTCATCCGGCTCACGACGGAGGCTGAGGCCCGGCAGCGCCTGAGCAAGGACCCGCTGCAGCAAGAGGAGACAGGCGGCCAAAAAGCCGGCCGGGCCGCGGCTGAATTTGCCGCAGCTTTTACAGAGCGGGGCACTCCCCCCGGCCGAAGCTGA